Proteins encoded in a region of the Thermodesulfobacteriota bacterium genome:
- a CDS encoding MMPL family transporter: protein MSKYFLQNLSYSAMLDKILQRPWLVILVITAITSLFAYQIPRLSFKTSIYDLVIEDLPATHRYQTFKDLFGSDEIIRVVVKSNNIFDPVTFKKIEELAETAAKIKGVRRVISLPGIRKSVNMSGKESLEKFAAVMDAVKLFQKNLFSIDHRSTAITLVLAQEADAEMVIRDVKKMIADAAEDLALYQIGMPLVSQALARLTEKDFFHLPPITFLLIAVVLLCLYRNLLHLLLPLVCVIFALTWTFGCMALTRIPLSMLTLIVPVFLIAVGTAYCLHIVSEYLIQVKVAESPKGAARATFATATFPTILAVATTAIGLGSLLINKITTIREFAVFSCLGLFSLLVVLLILLPAVMALMPLRKNRKRIEKAGFLDRMLAWIVRLDLHHQRVTLPIFGFTTLICLMGIFQIQVETNPVDYFKENIPVSRNFHDIYRDLSGSFPINVSMQGDREDYFEDPEHVADIARLQKFIDTLPGVDKTISFADYMQLVNYASNRYEPKYYTLPTEGFEVRMLINSYRMMLGEDMLVRFMKPDFSQTNIMLLTHISSSQDFLQTRARILDYVKNNFSKDIVWDVTGLGIVISESSHQLTSGQVKSLAITMVLVFGIMFILFLSSKVGFIAIVPNLFPIIINFGIMGWFGVELSIVTSLIASIAIGLAVDDTIHYLVRYNREFKKDLDEKRALRTTIMHMGRPIVATTLSISIGFSILTLSGFKPTAIFGVMMVITMFSALIADLILLPSLMLHFELVTLWDLVRLKLGMAPEKGIQLFRGLSRTQVHYIVMAGSLKRFEAGQVVFQQGDQSDIMYVVISGELKVVEYNKDKGQAQTHGIQKLITKLYIGDMVGEMGLLRSAPRSATVTANRDSELLQINWKMIQRLQWLYPPTAQKFLFNLMIRLCDRLEDVTDCFSSESLVDDLTGLYTKKGFMKILAVETSRALRYHEDITLCLMSIDFKDTAAAPDYDATDRVLKVLALTLTREIRRCDTLCRLDNQTFALLITQATVQKAHTVWHRLEQLLNERLATIDDAAITLSFTTVNLLHNTDKNYLDLMNRAMKAFGQTREEKSPKLS from the coding sequence ATGAGTAAATACTTTTTGCAAAATCTATCTTACAGCGCCATGCTGGATAAGATACTGCAGCGGCCCTGGCTTGTTATTTTGGTGATTACTGCCATCACTTCTCTATTTGCCTATCAGATTCCACGGCTTTCTTTTAAAACATCGATTTATGACCTTGTCATCGAAGACCTGCCTGCCACCCATCGTTATCAGACATTCAAGGACCTTTTCGGATCAGACGAGATTATACGGGTGGTGGTCAAAAGTAATAATATTTTTGACCCGGTCACTTTCAAAAAGATCGAGGAGTTGGCTGAGACCGCTGCCAAAATTAAGGGAGTGCGACGTGTCATCAGCCTTCCCGGAATCCGCAAATCAGTGAATATGTCCGGTAAGGAAAGCCTTGAAAAATTCGCCGCTGTAATGGATGCTGTCAAGCTGTTCCAGAAAAATTTATTTTCCATCGATCATAGATCAACCGCTATCACGCTTGTGCTGGCGCAAGAAGCTGATGCGGAAATGGTGATCAGGGATGTGAAAAAGATGATCGCCGATGCCGCTGAGGATCTTGCTTTGTATCAGATCGGGATGCCACTGGTTTCCCAGGCTTTGGCCCGGTTGACGGAGAAAGATTTTTTCCACCTGCCTCCGATCACCTTTCTTCTCATTGCAGTCGTGCTGTTATGTCTTTATCGCAATCTTTTGCACCTCCTTCTACCGCTGGTTTGTGTTATATTTGCACTGACCTGGACCTTCGGATGCATGGCCTTGACCCGCATTCCACTGTCAATGTTGACCCTTATTGTACCGGTTTTTCTCATCGCTGTGGGGACGGCCTATTGCCTGCACATTGTTTCCGAATACTTAATTCAGGTAAAAGTGGCAGAATCCCCCAAAGGAGCAGCAAGGGCAACATTTGCCACGGCGACTTTTCCCACCATCCTGGCCGTGGCTACCACGGCCATCGGCCTTGGGTCTCTCTTGATCAATAAAATTACAACCATAAGGGAATTTGCCGTTTTTTCCTGCCTGGGCTTATTCAGCTTGCTGGTTGTGCTGCTTATTCTTCTTCCGGCAGTCATGGCTCTTATGCCCTTGCGCAAAAACAGGAAACGTATTGAAAAAGCCGGATTTTTGGATCGAATGCTCGCCTGGATTGTCCGTTTGGACTTGCACCATCAACGCGTTACCTTACCGATCTTTGGCTTTACCACCCTGATATGCCTGATGGGAATTTTCCAGATTCAAGTTGAGACCAACCCGGTGGACTATTTCAAAGAAAATATTCCGGTCAGCCGAAACTTTCATGACATTTACCGGGATCTTTCCGGCAGCTTTCCCATTAACGTATCGATGCAGGGAGACCGGGAAGATTATTTTGAAGATCCTGAACATGTTGCCGATATAGCACGTCTGCAGAAATTTATTGATACCCTTCCGGGGGTGGATAAAACCATATCATTTGCCGATTACATGCAACTTGTCAACTATGCCTCCAATCGGTACGAGCCCAAGTATTACACTCTACCCACAGAAGGCTTTGAAGTCAGGATGCTAATCAACAGTTACCGGATGATGCTCGGGGAGGACATGCTGGTGAGGTTTATGAAACCTGACTTTTCCCAAACCAACATTATGCTGTTAACGCATATTTCCAGTTCACAGGACTTCCTGCAAACCCGTGCAAGGATTCTAGATTATGTGAAAAATAATTTTTCCAAAGATATAGTATGGGATGTGACCGGGCTTGGAATCGTTATTTCCGAGAGCAGCCACCAGCTGACCTCCGGTCAGGTCAAGAGTCTCGCCATTACCATGGTTCTTGTTTTCGGAATCATGTTCATACTTTTTTTGTCAAGCAAAGTCGGGTTTATTGCCATTGTGCCGAATCTTTTCCCCATTATCATCAACTTCGGAATCATGGGCTGGTTCGGAGTTGAACTGTCAATAGTGACCAGCCTGATAGCAAGCATCGCCATCGGTCTGGCAGTGGACGATACCATTCACTACCTGGTTAGATACAATCGAGAGTTTAAAAAGGATCTTGATGAAAAACGGGCGCTGAGAACAACCATCATGCACATGGGGCGACCGATTGTCGCTACAACGCTTTCCATTAGCATCGGTTTTTCCATTTTAACTCTTTCGGGATTCAAACCCACCGCAATTTTCGGCGTCATGATGGTGATTACCATGTTTTCCGCTCTGATTGCAGATCTGATCCTGCTGCCCTCTTTGATGCTCCATTTCGAACTGGTAACCTTGTGGGATTTGGTGCGGTTGAAACTGGGAATGGCACCGGAAAAGGGCATACAACTTTTCAGAGGGTTGTCACGTACCCAGGTTCATTATATTGTCATGGCCGGTTCTCTTAAACGATTTGAAGCCGGCCAGGTTGTGTTTCAGCAAGGCGATCAAAGCGATATCATGTACGTTGTCATCTCCGGCGAATTGAAAGTGGTGGAATACAATAAGGACAAGGGGCAGGCCCAGACGCATGGTATTCAAAAACTGATTACCAAACTTTACATTGGTGATATGGTGGGTGAGATGGGACTTTTACGCAGTGCCCCGCGCTCAGCAACGGTAACGGCCAATAGAGACAGTGAATTATTACAAATCAACTGGAAGATGATACAACGGTTGCAATGGCTGTACCCACCGACTGCGCAGAAATTTCTTTTCAATCTTATGATCCGGTTGTGCGACCGCCTGGAAGATGTGACTGACTGCTTTTCAAGTGAAAGTCTGGTAGACGATCTGACGGGGTTGTACACCAAAAAAGGGTTTATGAAAATCCTGGCCGTAGAAACCAGTAGAGCTTTACGCTATCATGAGGACATCACGCTTTGCCTGATGAGCATTGACTTTAAAGATACGGCTGCTGCTCCTGATTATGATGCCACGGATCGGGTTTTAAAAGTACTTGCCCTCACCCTTACCAGGGAGATAAGAAGATGTGACACCCTCTGCAGACTGGATAACCAAACCTTTGCGTTGCTCATTACACAAGCTACAGTGCAAAAGGCACACACGGTCTGGCACCGCTTAGAGCAGTTGTTAAACGAAAGGCTGGCGACAATAGACGATGCGGCTATCACACTTTCCTTTACCACCGTTAACCTGCTACATAATACGGATAAAAACTATCTTGACCTCATGAACCGAGCCATGAAAGCATTTGGGCAAACAAGAGAGGAAAAATCCCCAAAGCTTTCATGA
- a CDS encoding FAD:protein FMN transferase, protein MGTTYHIKVVARHLPMISGLKEKIGKRLEEINQSMSTYRKDSEISRFNALKVPGQRFKVSQDFAQVIVESKRLFRLTGGAWDGSMYPLVNLWGFGRSERKNRLPAKENITRLLDDVGFDHIDLVDDRYLLKQKASISIDLASIAKGYAVDQVAELIKKNNMNNFLVEIGGEVYASGVRKDGRCWRVGINRPRKDASYNDIYKIVTLKDKAFATSGDYRNFFEVNGKRFSHVLDPKTGYPVENSVVSVSIIADTCTFADGLATAVMVMGSDQGIDLINALPDVEGLVVIRRAGRLTDYPSSGFQAKGKP, encoded by the coding sequence ATGGGAACAACCTATCATATTAAGGTGGTTGCCCGTCATTTACCAATGATATCCGGTCTAAAGGAAAAAATAGGCAAACGACTCGAAGAGATAAACCAAAGCATGTCAACCTATAGAAAAGACAGCGAAATCAGCAGGTTCAACGCTTTGAAAGTCCCCGGCCAAAGATTTAAGGTTTCTCAGGATTTTGCGCAGGTCATTGTAGAATCTAAAAGACTTTTTAGGCTGACCGGTGGGGCCTGGGATGGCAGCATGTACCCCCTGGTAAATCTTTGGGGATTTGGAAGGTCGGAAAGAAAAAACCGGCTTCCGGCAAAAGAAAACATTACCCGCCTTCTTGACGATGTTGGTTTTGATCATATTGATCTGGTTGACGACAGATATCTTTTGAAACAGAAAGCATCCATATCCATTGATCTGGCCTCGATTGCCAAAGGATATGCAGTTGATCAGGTGGCAGAACTCATTAAAAAAAATAATATGAATAATTTCCTGGTGGAAATTGGAGGGGAGGTTTACGCTTCAGGCGTTAGAAAGGATGGGCGATGTTGGAGAGTCGGTATCAACAGGCCACGGAAAGACGCTTCTTATAATGATATATACAAAATCGTAACGCTTAAAGACAAGGCCTTTGCCACCAGCGGAGATTACAGGAATTTTTTTGAAGTTAATGGGAAACGCTTTTCACATGTACTCGATCCAAAGACAGGATATCCGGTGGAAAACTCTGTCGTAAGCGTTTCGATCATTGCCGACACCTGCACCTTTGCGGACGGATTGGCCACAGCCGTAATGGTTATGGGCTCTGACCAAGGCATTGACCTAATTAATGCCCTTCCTGATGTAGAAGGTCTGGTAGTCATCCGCCGGGCGGGCCGTCTCACAGATTACCCTTCCAGCGGATTTCAGGCCAAGGGTAAGCCCTGA
- the hypE gene encoding hydrogenase expression/formation protein HypE produces MNTEKILLDHGSGGKISHSLTTDIMLPVFDNAILSELDDGAVLDIEGKRLALSTDTYTVDPIFFPGGNIGDLAINGTVNDIAMCGATPLYLSTGLIIEEGFLISDLKEIIKEMGIAAQKANVQVVTGDTKVVPKGAADKIFINTSGIGIIPQNIDVAISNARPKDQILLSGSIADHGITVLTQREGMSFKMSVKSDSAPLNGMVKRMFTASKDIHVLRDPTRGGVGTALNEIAEKSNIGIRIFESKIPVKGEVAGACELLGFDPLYLANEGKLLAFVAPDRSEDVLAAIKEDEFGKDACIIGEVTSDSPGMVVMETKIGGTRIVDMLTGEQLPRIC; encoded by the coding sequence ATGAATACGGAAAAAATACTTTTAGATCACGGAAGTGGCGGAAAAATATCACATAGTCTCACTACCGATATCATGCTTCCTGTATTTGACAATGCCATCCTCTCTGAACTGGACGACGGTGCGGTTTTGGATATCGAAGGGAAGCGTTTGGCTCTTTCAACAGATACCTATACGGTTGATCCGATCTTTTTTCCGGGAGGAAATATAGGGGATCTGGCAATAAATGGCACGGTTAATGATATTGCCATGTGCGGCGCAACGCCTCTTTATCTCAGCACAGGTTTAATCATTGAAGAAGGATTTTTAATATCAGATCTAAAGGAAATTATAAAAGAAATGGGAATCGCTGCGCAAAAAGCAAATGTTCAAGTTGTCACCGGTGATACCAAGGTGGTACCAAAAGGTGCGGCGGACAAGATATTTATTAATACATCCGGTATCGGGATTATTCCCCAAAACATAGATGTAGCCATCAGCAATGCCCGGCCGAAAGATCAAATTCTGTTGAGCGGCAGTATTGCAGACCACGGGATTACGGTACTTACTCAAAGAGAAGGGATGAGCTTTAAAATGTCGGTCAAAAGCGACAGTGCCCCATTGAATGGAATGGTTAAGCGGATGTTTACCGCAAGTAAGGATATCCATGTACTTCGTGATCCGACCCGTGGCGGGGTAGGAACAGCCCTGAATGAAATTGCCGAAAAGTCAAACATAGGTATCCGTATTTTTGAGTCAAAAATACCGGTTAAAGGTGAAGTGGCCGGGGCATGTGAGCTTTTGGGTTTTGACCCCCTTTATCTGGCCAACGAAGGCAAACTACTCGCTTTTGTGGCACCGGATCGCAGTGAAGATGTTCTTGCGGCTATAAAAGAAGACGAATTCGGAAAAGATGCGTGTATCATTGGAGAGGTGACTTCTGATTCTCCCGGCATGGTGGTGATGGAAACCAAAATCGGCGGAACCCGGATTGTGGATATGCTGACCGGAGAGCAGTTGCCGAGAATCTGTTAA